A stretch of the Hymenobacter tibetensis genome encodes the following:
- a CDS encoding TolC family protein, whose protein sequence is MPPLLARLALFFFLLAGSVRAHAQARIESSSDTIRLALPEAERRFFQNNLELLARSYNISIAQAQAVQARILENPTLSVEQDLLNRRIFRPEVPAGTPRSQSMVSLQQLVSLAGRRRAAGKAADAAAVAEQYSLQDLLRTLRFQLRSTFYEVYYKQQTLQVYQTQAQSLRHTVNLYQQQYERGNLALKEVVRLKSFLFGLESDQLALRNELAAYQADLHILLRDSSNTEYRPVVDADRVGALSLQAYPEAQLADSAQVRRADVLAQRADVQRTALNLRLQRTLAKPDITVGYTYDRSGSYINHYHALNVGVALPISDRNQGNIQTARAQEAQSKVLLAQQQQQVRQEVHEAYQLTQLSDRLYQNADRDLAPLTRLMTGIEQSYARRLISVVEYLDFYEAYKNNAAQLNMLRASRMRAFEQLNAAVGKSMFQAE, encoded by the coding sequence ATGCCTCCTTTATTAGCGCGCCTCGCTCTCTTTTTCTTCTTATTGGCCGGCTCGGTACGGGCTCATGCACAAGCCCGCATCGAGTCCTCGTCTGATACCATCCGGCTGGCCTTGCCCGAGGCTGAGCGGCGCTTTTTTCAGAACAACCTAGAACTGCTGGCCCGCAGCTACAACATCTCTATTGCCCAGGCCCAAGCGGTGCAGGCCCGTATCCTGGAAAACCCAACCCTGAGCGTGGAGCAGGACTTGCTGAACCGCCGCATATTCCGACCCGAAGTGCCCGCTGGCACTCCCCGTTCCCAATCTATGGTAAGCTTGCAGCAGCTCGTGTCGTTGGCCGGGCGGCGGCGGGCAGCGGGCAAGGCGGCCGACGCCGCCGCGGTGGCAGAGCAGTACAGCTTGCAGGATTTGCTGCGCACCTTGCGGTTTCAGTTGCGCTCCACGTTCTACGAGGTGTACTACAAGCAGCAAACCTTGCAGGTGTACCAGACGCAGGCCCAGTCGTTGCGGCACACCGTGAATTTGTATCAGCAACAGTATGAGCGGGGCAATCTGGCCCTGAAGGAAGTGGTACGGCTGAAGTCTTTTCTCTTCGGTCTGGAAAGCGACCAACTCGCGCTACGCAACGAGCTGGCGGCCTACCAAGCCGACCTGCATATCCTGCTGCGCGATTCTTCCAACACCGAATACCGGCCTGTTGTTGATGCCGACCGGGTGGGAGCCCTTTCGCTGCAGGCGTACCCCGAGGCGCAACTAGCGGATTCCGCTCAGGTCCGGCGCGCCGATGTGCTGGCTCAGCGCGCCGACGTGCAACGCACCGCCTTGAACCTGCGCCTGCAACGGACCTTGGCCAAGCCCGACATTACGGTGGGCTACACCTATGACCGCAGCGGTTCCTACATCAACCACTACCATGCCCTGAATGTCGGGGTGGCCCTGCCTATCTCCGACCGAAACCAAGGCAACATTCAGACGGCCCGTGCCCAGGAGGCACAAAGCAAGGTGCTGCTAGCCCAGCAACAGCAGCAGGTGCGCCAGGAAGTGCACGAAGCCTACCAGCTAACGCAGTTAAGCGACAGGCTCTACCAGAACGCCGACCGTGACCTGGCCCCACTAACTCGCCTCATGACTGGTATCGAGCAGAGCTATGCCCGCCGCTTGATCAGCGTGGTGGAGTATCTCGATTTCTACGAGGCGTACAAGAACAACGCGGCCCAGCTTAACATGCTGCGCGCCAGCCGGATGCGGGCTTTCGAACAGTTGAATGCCGCGGTGGGCAAGTCGATGTTTCAGGCAGAATAA
- a CDS encoding sensor histidine kinase, giving the protein MTWLFVGIVAFILLAAMGVVYVLQVKSTNVEFRQRLRDRAELTGYIFLERDEVKTDAFRAFQRRYLRTLPGEVLQVYDAQLQPRFIEQDHRIQISHQLLARIVTQKEVYFEIGVQQAVGVFYQDNQGDYVIVAAAENSSGRARLKSLATILVSISLGSLLVIYVAGWGFAGRVLAPIAAVNNQVNRITSHDLHLRLSESKKDKQDEIARLVRTFNRMLDRLEDGFESQRAFVTNASHELRTPLTAAIGELQVLLTRDREPAAYQEALASVLDEMQQMKLLVNNLLELTQATGTQAGTDSIRLDELLWETHNAVDRTQRHRVVLTIEELPATTDQLEIQGNRQLLYRAFTNLLDNALKYSGGQPVAVQFGLQDNWVYLRITDMGIGIPAKDLDYIFQPFFRSANARGFTGHGVGLALARRIIELHGGRLQIESALGSGTTATVTFGALAA; this is encoded by the coding sequence TTGACGTGGTTGTTCGTAGGTATTGTGGCCTTCATTCTGCTTGCGGCTATGGGCGTGGTGTACGTGCTGCAGGTTAAGTCCACGAACGTGGAGTTTCGCCAGCGACTACGCGACCGGGCAGAATTGACTGGGTACATTTTCCTGGAAAGAGATGAAGTGAAAACTGACGCCTTTCGGGCGTTTCAGCGCCGCTACCTGCGCACGTTGCCGGGAGAGGTACTACAGGTATATGACGCCCAGCTACAACCTCGTTTCATCGAGCAAGACCACCGCATTCAGATTTCCCACCAACTGCTGGCCCGCATTGTCACGCAGAAAGAAGTGTACTTTGAAATTGGGGTACAGCAGGCAGTTGGGGTTTTCTACCAAGACAACCAAGGCGATTATGTGATAGTGGCGGCGGCCGAAAACAGCTCGGGCCGCGCCCGCCTGAAGTCATTAGCTACCATCCTGGTGAGTATATCCTTGGGCAGCCTGCTTGTGATTTATGTGGCTGGGTGGGGGTTTGCAGGCCGGGTGCTGGCGCCCATTGCTGCCGTCAACAACCAAGTAAACCGCATCACGTCCCACGACTTACACCTGCGCCTGTCGGAAAGCAAGAAAGACAAGCAGGATGAAATAGCCCGGCTCGTCCGCACCTTCAACCGAATGCTGGACCGGCTGGAAGATGGCTTTGAAAGTCAGCGGGCCTTTGTTACCAATGCCTCGCACGAGCTACGGACCCCGCTGACGGCCGCCATTGGGGAGCTGCAAGTGCTGCTAACCCGCGACCGGGAGCCCGCCGCTTATCAGGAGGCATTGGCCTCGGTGCTTGACGAGATGCAGCAGATGAAGCTGTTGGTCAACAACCTGTTGGAACTAACGCAGGCCACTGGCACCCAGGCCGGCACCGACAGCATCCGGCTCGATGAGTTGCTGTGGGAAACGCATAACGCCGTGGACCGGACGCAACGCCACCGGGTGGTGCTTACCATTGAGGAACTGCCTGCAACCACCGACCAGCTGGAAATACAAGGTAACCGCCAGCTGCTGTACCGGGCTTTCACCAACCTGCTGGACAATGCGCTCAAATACTCGGGTGGACAGCCCGTGGCAGTACAGTTCGGCTTGCAGGACAACTGGGTGTATCTACGCATCACCGATATGGGCATCGGTATTCCTGCCAAAGACCTGGACTACATCTTCCAGCCTTTTTTCCGCTCGGCCAACGCCCGGGGCTTCACAGGTCACGGCGTAGGACTGGCGCTGGCCCGCCGCATCATTGAGTTGCACGGCGGCCGGCTACAGATAGAGTCTGCGCTGGGAAGCGGCACCACAGCGACGGTGACGTTTGGCGCTCTGGCAGCGTGA
- a CDS encoding efflux RND transporter periplasmic adaptor subunit — protein sequence MMRFSPFLLAGLALAGCSSPEVKQEKSAPFQLSEVMMKQLELDTVRLRPVQSELAFSGQVVSNGDQTAKVFPLVGGVVEDLKVELGDHVTKGQLLAVVRSGEIADVQNQSSLAGTDLAIARKNLAVAEDQFAAGLISERELVLARQEARKATGNATKSRKQLGIYGVSSEGRYTIKAPISGFITEKNVTENMQYNDDNVDHFFTIANLDEVWVMANVFESDIAKVKLGDGVLVTTLSYPDKPLRGKIDKLFNVLDPDSKVMKVRVRLANPGYLLKPAMYAQVRIENTAGTQMLAVPTKSVIFDKDRHFVMVYKDRQHVETRPVTIHKTVGNVSYVGAGLQAGEIVIAEEQLLVYNELNN from the coding sequence ATGATGCGTTTCTCTCCTTTTCTGCTGGCTGGTCTGGCACTAGCTGGCTGCTCCAGCCCCGAAGTCAAACAAGAAAAGTCAGCCCCTTTTCAGCTTTCTGAAGTGATGATGAAGCAGTTGGAGCTTGACACCGTGCGTTTGCGCCCGGTGCAGAGTGAACTCGCCTTTTCCGGCCAGGTGGTCAGCAACGGCGACCAGACGGCCAAGGTGTTTCCCTTGGTGGGAGGCGTGGTCGAGGACTTGAAAGTGGAACTCGGCGACCATGTAACCAAGGGCCAACTACTGGCCGTGGTGCGCAGCGGTGAGATTGCCGACGTGCAAAACCAAAGCAGCCTAGCCGGTACCGACTTAGCCATTGCGCGCAAGAACCTGGCCGTGGCCGAAGACCAATTTGCCGCCGGTCTAATTTCCGAACGGGAACTGGTGCTGGCCCGTCAGGAAGCCCGCAAAGCCACCGGCAATGCCACGAAAAGCCGCAAGCAACTAGGTATTTACGGGGTTTCGTCGGAAGGCCGCTACACCATCAAGGCGCCCATTTCCGGCTTCATCACCGAGAAAAACGTGACCGAAAACATGCAGTACAACGACGACAATGTAGACCACTTTTTCACCATCGCCAACCTCGACGAAGTGTGGGTAATGGCCAACGTGTTCGAGTCGGATATTGCCAAGGTGAAGCTCGGTGATGGCGTGCTGGTAACCACGCTGTCATACCCCGATAAGCCGTTGCGGGGAAAGATCGACAAGCTCTTCAACGTCCTCGACCCGGATAGCAAGGTGATGAAAGTGCGCGTGCGGCTCGCCAACCCAGGCTACCTGCTCAAACCCGCCATGTACGCCCAGGTGCGCATCGAAAACACCGCTGGCACTCAAATGCTGGCCGTGCCCACCAAGTCGGTGATTTTTGACAAGGACCGCCACTTCGTGATGGTGTACAAAGACCGTCAGCACGTGGAAACCCGCCCCGTAACGATCCATAAGACGGTGGGCAACGTGAGCTACGTGGGTGCGGGCTTGCAGGCCGGCGAAATCGTCATTGCGGAAGAGCAGCTGCTGGTCTACAACGAGCTCAACAACTAA